CAAGAATCCCGACCCGTACACGAACACCAGCCAGATTCCCAATCTGACCACCAAGCAGGACTACTGCGCCCGCACCCAGGGCAGCGTGCTGACGTACACGGCGCACGCGGCGGCCATCGGCATGGCCTTTTACACCGGGAACAGCTTTCCTGCCGAGTACCGCAACGACGCCTTCATCGCGTACCGCGGCTCCTGGAACCGCTCCGAGCCCAGCGGCTACGAGATCGCCCGCGTGAACTTCGACGCGAACAACAAGCCGACGGAGATCACCCCCTTCGTGACCGGCTTCGTCTTCGAGGAAAACGGGCAGTGGAAGCAGTTCGGGCGCGTGGCGGGCGTAGCCGTGTACACCGACGGCAGCCTGCTCTTCACCGACGACCAGAGCGGCGTGATCTACCGCGTGCGCTACACGGGGGGCCAGTGATGAAAAAGACGTTACTGCTCGGCACCCTCGCCCTGGCCGGGGCCGTGGGTGGAAGCGTGCTCGCCGGAGGGATGGAGGCCATGACCGCCCCCGCCAGCACACCCCTGACAGCCACCGCCGCCCTGCGCGACGAGGCAGGCCAGGTCCTCGGCACCGCGACCTTCCGGCAGATGGGGATGGGCGTACAGGTGACGGTGGAGACGCGCGGCCTGACGCCCGGCCAGCACGGGATGCACGTCCACGAGTACGGGCGGTGCGCCCTGGGTGTGGACCCGGCGACGAATACAGTCGTGCCCTTCGGCGCGGCGGGCGGGCACTTCGACCCCGGCATGAGCAAGAACCACGACGACCCGCAGGCGCCCAACAAGTACGGGCACGGCGGGGACGCGCTCATGCTGACCGTGGGGGCCGACGGGGTGGGCCGCGCGACCTTCATGTCTCAGAAGTTCAGCCTGACGGGCATGAACGGGGTGCTGAACCGCTCGCTCGTCATCCACGCCAACCCGGACGACTACAAGAGCGACCCGGCGGGCAAGTCGGGCACCCGCGTGCGCTGCGGCGTCATCACCCGCGCGAACTTCAGCGTGCGCGACTACACGCTGCCCGACCACCTGGCTTACCCCGAGGGCGTGGCGTATGACGCGCGGAGGGGCATCCTCTACACCGGCAGCGCCACGAACGGCACGGTCTACGCGATCAACGCGGCGACGGGCGCCGTCAGCAAGTTCAGCGAGGGCGGGGCGCTGGGCCGCCGGGTCGCGCTGGGGATGAAGGTGGACGGGCAGGGCCGCCTGTGGATCGCGGACGGGCAGCAGGGCACCGTCTCCATCCTGACCCCGAATGGCATGATCCTCAAGGTGCTGGAAACACCCATGAGCCCCATGCCGTACCTCAACGACCTCACGCCCGCCCCGGACGGCAACGTCTACGTGACCGACAGCCGCCGCCCAGTGATCTTCCGGGTCGACCGCAACCTGAACCTGACGGCGTGGCTGGATCTGGGCCAGACGCCGATCAAGTACGGCCCCGGCGTGAACCTCAACGGCATCGTGCCGACGCCCGACGGCCGGTATCTGCTGGTGATGCAGACGAACACGGGCGACCTGTGGCGCATCGACCTGCGGACGAAAGCGGTGAAGCGGGTCATGGGCGGCCTGATGAACGGCGACGGCCTGCTGCTCGATGGCCGCACCCTCTACGTCGCCCGCAACAAGGATCAGGTCGTGAGCAAGGTGAGCCTCTCCGCCGACTCCGGCACGGGCACCCTGACCGCCGAGGAGCCGCTGAACGGCCTGCGTTTCCCGGCGACCCTCGTCATGATCGGCGGCGACCTCGTGGTGACCCAGCCCCAGCTCGACCGCTTGCAGGGAGGGATGGCGCCCGAGGTGCCCTTCCGGCTGACGCGCTTCAGGAAGTTCTAGAGCCCTGGAGAAGAGTGGTCCCGCTCAGCGGGCACAGCGGTGGTCGTCAGAGGAGAGGAGGGCAGGCCGCCTTTCTCTCCCCTCTTCTGTAAGAACGCCGTGAAGGGGGCTCGTTCAGGCTGGGCGGGTGACCACGCCCGCTCCTCCCCCGGCGCCCGCCCTGACGGTGCGCGGCCTGTACAAGAAGTACGGGTCGCAGGCCGTGCTGCACGACGTGAACCTCAGCGTGGAGCCGGGGGAAATCTACGCCCTGACCGGCCCCAACGGCGCAGGCAAGACCACCCTGATCCGCACCGTCACCGGCCTCGCCTTTCCGACCGAGGGCGAGGTGCGGCTGCTGGATCACGATATCCACGAGGACGGCTCGCGGGCCCGGGCGCACCTCGGCGCGGTCGTGGAGGCCCCCGCCAAGTTCTACCCGCAGTTCACCGCTACGCAGAACCTCCAGATCCACGCGAACCTCGCCGCGATGGTGCCGGGGGGGCGCAGGGTGACGCGTGACCGCATCCGCGAGGTGCTCGCGCTGCTGGAACTCACTCGGATGGCGGATCGCCGGGTGGGCACCTTCTCGCTGGGACAGCGGCAACGGCTGGGGGTGGCGAGCGCGATCCTGGCCAATCCCCGGGTGCTCATCCTCGACGAGCCGACGAGCGGGCTGGACGCGCTGGGCATCGGCCTGATCCACCGCATCGTGACCGACCTGGCCGCCCAGGGGTGCGCCGCGCTGCTCAGCACCCACCACCTGCGCGAGATCGCCACCTATGCGCACCGGGTCGGCATCCTGACCGGTGGGCGGCTGGTGGACACGGTGGACCTGCGCGCCCGTCAGACCGCCTTCCGCTTCCGGGTGGACGACCCACACACGGCGGCCCGGACCCTGGAGGGGCGGCCCTTCGTGCGGCAGGTCAGCACCCGCGCCCCCCATGTCATCGTCCACCTCACGGGGGAGGACGACGTGCCCGCCGCCCTGACGGCCCTGACGACGCGCGGCGTGCGCGTGTTCGAGGCGGGACCCGACCACTTCGACCTGTACGAGTACTACCGCGAGCGCGTGGAGCAAGTCTGATGGATACGTTTCCTCTTCGTCTTTCCGCCGGGGTGGCCCCGTGCTGACCCTGGTGGGACTGGAATTTCGCAAGCTGCTGGGCATGCGCAGCGCCCGCCTCGCGCTGCTGGTGTGCCTGCTTCTGCCCTTCGTGTGGCCCTTCGCCCCCCGCCTGACCGCCCTCCTTCAGATCACGCTGACAAGCGGCTGGCAGCTTCCCGCCGTCAGCCTGGGCGTGCTCGTGCAGTTCCTGCTGCCGCTCTTCATCGCCGTGACCTGCGCCGAGATGATCGGCGCGGAGGTCAGCCAGGGCACGCTGGCCCCCCTGCTGCTGCGCCCGGTGGGCCGCACCCGGGTCATCACGGGCAAGCTGATCGTGGCCCTGCTGTACCCCGCCCTGTTGATCGCCGCGCTCGTGATCGGGTCGCTGCTCGCCGGGCTGGTGCTGGGGCTGGGCAGCTTTACAGGCGGCACCGGGCTGGGACCGGGCTACTTCGCGGGCGTGGGGCCGCTGAGTGGCGGCCAGGCCTTGCTTCAGGTGCTGCGCGGGAGCGTGCTGGCCGCCGTCATGCTGATGCCGGTCGCGGCCCTCGCGCTGCTGTTCGGCGTGCTGTACCTCAACACGGCCGCGGCCGCCCTCGCCACACTCGCGGTCCTGAACATCCTGCGGCTCCTCGTCGTGTTCCCGGAGGGCGTTCAGCGTCTGCTGCTGACCAGCCACCTCGACCTGTATGCCCGCCAGGGGGACGTGCTCCAGGGGCTGATCCTGCTGCTGATCTACACGGCGGGCTTCGGGCTGATGGCGGTGTATGCCTTTGACCGGCGGGATGTTTAAGGGGAAGGTGTAAGAAGTCAGCGGAGGCCGGAGCCTCCGCTTTTTGCTTCCGCCACACTGGTGTGAGTGGCCGCCGTTCTCAGCCGACGCTTTTCACCGTGTAGCGGGCGTGGCGGGACCCCAGGTCGACCTCAAAGGTGTCTCCTACCGCGCGTCCCAGGAGCGCCTGACCCACCGGACTGTCCTCGCTGACCTGGGTGGCGCCCTCCGCCAGCGCGTCCACCTCGACGGCGCTGACCAGGCGGACCTGAAGGTCGCGGTCATGCTCCTCGTCGTGCAGGGTCACCACGGACCCCAGGGCCACCTTTCCGGCCTCCTCGGGCGCCGCCTCCACGATCACCGCGCGGGCGAGCACGTCCTCCAGTTCCAGGATGCGGGCCTCCATGCTCGGCAGGTCGATCTGGGCGGTCTCCAGGTTGCGGTCCTCCAGGTCCAGCGCCTCGTCGCGGGTGGCGGCCATTTGGGCGATGGCGTCCTCGCGCCGCTGCCGTTCCTTGTCCAGCGTCTCCTGAAGGCGCTGGTAACCCTCCGCCGTCATCTGCACTTCTTCTGCCATGTGATCCTCCTGAGTGCGGGAGATTCTGCCCCCGTCAGGCCCCCCACTGTAGGCAGCCCAACCCTCTTCCCGGTGACAGGCACCTTAAGGGCAGATGCGCCAACGTCCATTTCCTAATTCCTCACCGTGGGGGATGGACCCTACGCTGTAATTCGGGGCAAACGGCCCATGCTCAGCAGCAAAGGGGCAGGCCCAGGAGGAGCACCATGACGGACCCCACAGGCAAAGACCGCACCACGGACATCGACCCCGAGCTGAACTCGCCCCTGGAGGAGGACGTGACCGTGACCGGGGAGGACGTGACCCGGGACGACCGGGAACTGAGCGACGCCGAACTCCACCCCGTCGGCGGAGAGGGCGTGACGGGTGCGGGAACGATGGACTACTCACTGCCCGGCGACGGCAACCCGGCGAACCAGGATGCCCAGTCGAACGCCGACCTGATCCGCGACGTGGCCGAGACGGAGGCTGACTTCCCGGTCTCCGGGGACGTGACGGGCGGGCGGCAGGCCAGCGGCGGGAGCGACGCTTTAGCGGGCGCGGGCGTGACCTTCGACGACGGCATCGACCCCTCCATTCGCAGCGAGATGCTCGACAACGCGATGGCCTACGGCGACGACTTCGTGCCGAACAACGTGAACGACGAGCCCAGCTTCGACGACGGCACGCCGGGCAGCTTCTCCGACTTCAGCGTGATTACTCCCGATAACCCGGAGGGCACCACCCGCCTGGCCGACCCCGGCATCGACGTGGGCGGCGACATCAAAGGTCCCCGCGTGGGCGGCCTGGGGAGCATCGACGGCGGCCCGCCCCGCACCCACCCGTTGCCCGGCACGGAGGAGGAGTCGGGCTCATAACGCTGGCAAAAACAGGAAGGCCCCGGTGCGAATCTCCGGGGCCTCTGCTTTTCCTGTTACTTGTTCTGCGCCAGGCGGTCCAGCACCAGGCGGCTCACGCTCTTGAGCGTCTCGAACACGCCGCCGCCGTTGTGGGCGGTCGCCTCGAACAGGGTGAGTTCCCGCCTGGGGTCGATCACGGCGCGGATCATCTCGGTGGGCAGGGCTCCGTCGACGTCGCGCTTGTTCACCTGAAGGACGATGGGCACGTCGCGCACGTCGATCCCGTGTTCGGCGAGGTTCTCGCGCAGGTTCCGCATGCTCTCGGCGTTGGCGCGCAGCCGGTTGGGGGCCGAGTCGGCCACGAAGACGATGCCGTCCACCCCGCGCAGGATCAGCTTGCGGGAGGCGTTGTAGAAGACCTGGCCGGGCACGGTGTACAGGTGAAAGCGGGTCTTGAAGCCCTGCACGGAGCCCAGGTCGAGCGGCAGGAAGTCGAAGAAGAGGGTGCGCTCGTCCTCGGTGGCGAGCGAGACCATCTCCCCGCGCAGGTGGGTGGGCACCTTGGAGAAGACGTGCTTGAGGTTGGTGGTCTTGCCGGACATGCCGGGGCCGTAGTACACGATCTTGCAGTTGATCTCGCGTGCGGCGAAGTTGATGGTGCTCATGTGCGTTCCTCCGTCGGTCGGCCTCAGCCGAGCAGGTCGTCGAGCAGGGCGGTCGCGCCCTTGGAGAAGTCCTCGCTGAACTGCACGGGCGGCGCGTCCTTGAGCCCTTCCAGGATGGCCGCGACCTGCGCGATGGACTTCTTGGTGTGGACCTTCACGCGGCCCAGCGGCACGCTGCCGTCGAAGATCAGCGTGAGGAGGGCCGAGTCGCCCACCGACTCCACGTACAGGGTGCCGTTCTCGCCCTGGTGGATCTGCTCGCTGAAGGTGCGCTCGCCCAGCATGTTCGCCAGGGCGGCAGTCGCGGCGGCGTTGGAGGCGACAAGGGTGGCGACGCTGTCGAGCGCCGGGGGGCGCGGGGCCCAGAGGGCTTCCTTGTGGGAGAGCACGAAGCCCTTGCGGTCCACCAGCAGGCAGTACCGGACCCCGGTGGCCGTCAGCAGCTCCTCCAGGTGCTGGTCCACCCGGTCGAAGGCGTCACCGTAGAGGGCGAGGGAGGGTTCAATCATGTCCCGGCGAGTATAGGAGTGAGTTTCATACGACAATCTGACAGGCGGGGAAGCCGGGCGGGCCCTCACCCGCCGCGTGCCGGGCACAGGGTAAACTCCCGCCCGTGACGTTCAGAAGGCTGATGTGGACGGCGGCGCTGGCGCTTTTGGCCGCAGCGGGCGCGCGTCCGGTGGCAATCGGCGGGGTCGTGCAGGCGGCGGCGGTGGAGTCGCGGATGCTGGGCGGCAGCGAGATGCTGGCGGTGTGGACGCTCCCCCGGGTGGGGATTACCGTCCGCAACGATCCACAGGACGTGCGCCTGCTGTACGGTCCGCGCGAACTGCGCTTCTCGCCCGAGCGCGGCTGGCGCGCGGTGGGCTTTACGCTCCCGACCGGGCTGAAGCTGACGGTGCCGCAACTCGTGGGCGGCAGCCTGTACGTTCCCCTGGCGGCGGTGCGAGCCCTGGGCGTGACGGTGATCGCGGACGCGCCCGATCTCCTCGATTTCGCCGCCCCCAGGGTCGTGCCCGCCGCCACGCTGCCCCCCTCACCCGACGCGGGGGCCACCGCGACGGTCCCGGCTCCCCCACCTCCCACGCCTGCCCCGGCCCGGCCGACGACACCTCCCCCTCCTCCCGCACCGATCACGCCTCCCGCCACACCCCCGGCGACCTCGGCCCACCTCGACACCGTACGCGTCAGCCGCACGCTGCACCGCACGGTGGAGGTGCAGCGCGTGGTGCTCGAACTCAGCGCGGCGGCCCCGCATCAGGTCGTGCGTGAGGCGGCGGGCCTGAGCATCGTGCTTCCCGGCGTGAGTGCGAGCGCTTCTGCCCAGACCCTGCCGAGCGGGGATAGCCTCAGCATTGAGCCGGGCACGGCCCAGCCCTCGCCCCAGACCACCGTGCGCCTGAAAACCGGGGGCGGCACGAGCGAAATTTTCACCCTGGACGACCCCTACCGGGTGGTGATCGATACCACCACGCACCTGGACACCCACATTCCGCCGCCCATCGACCCCGAGGGGCTGCCCGAGGGGGTGACCTACCGGGTACGCGGCACTCTACACCTGCTGAGCTTCGACCCGGCCCGCTTCCAGCCGCGGGTGGTGACCGCACCGCTGGGTGCCGCGCGGGACGTCGCCAGCCTGGTCAGGAGTGCGGGGGGCGTCGCGGGCGTGAACGGCGGGTACTTCGACACCGCGAGCAGTCTGCCGGTGGACCTCGTGGCGGTCGGTGGCCTGATGATGGCGCCCAGCCTGGAGAAACGCGCGACGGTGGGCTTCACCGCGCAGGGGGGTGCACTCTTCGGCTACCCCCGGCCCCGCTACGTGATCAGCGGCCCCTTCGGCAGCGTCACCGTGAACACGGTCGGCTCGAAGGTGCGGCCAGACCTGCTGACCGCCTTCGTGGGGGACGGGCGCACCGCCGTCGGCGCGGACGGGTTGACCACGCTGCTCCTCACGCCCGGAGCGGCGACGGTGAGCCGGGTGGGGGTGGGCCGCGCCGTGCCGTCCGCCGGGACGCTGGCCCTCACCTTCGACCCGGCCCGCTTTCCGCAGCTTCCGCGCACGGCGGGGCAACCGCTGCGCGTGGCGCTGAACTGGCAGGCGCAGGACGCCCCCTGGGACTCGGCGCAGGACGCCCTGAGCGCCGGGCCGCTGCTCGTGCAGGGCGGGCGGGTCGTGATCAACCCCACCCGTGAGGTGTTCGACACGGGCACCAACATCTGGCGGCCCACCCGGCAGGTCGCCTTTGGGGTACTGGAGGGCCAGCCCACGATTGCCTACCTGGAACAGGGCACGCCCGAAGCCTTCGCCGCCGCCCTGGCCGCTGCCGGGGTGCGCGACGCCGTGCGGATGGACAGCGGCAGCAGCGCCACAGCCTATGTGGTGGGCGGGTACGCGGGGCTGGGCGGGTACCTGAATACCGTCTGGAGCCGCCCGGTGCCCAACGCCATCGTCTTCGTGCCCAAGGGGGTGGGGGCGCAGAAGTAAGAGACTGTCTGGAAAGCGTGCAGGAGGAGCGTTGTCCGAAACGAGCACCATTTGGTGTGCCTTGACGCCGGACCAACACCAGGAATCAGTGAGCCATCCTCGGCCCACTGATTCCTGCACCTCGACCCGGTGAGTGACCTGCCCGGACTGAGCGCCTGGACATGGCGAACACTGTCTTCTCTGTGAAGCGAGGCGGGGTTCGCGGCGCCTCACCTCTTGCCTGCGGACTTCCCTCGTTGGAAGACGGTGTCCGACTATTTCCGGCAGAAGAGTGGCTGTGGAAGTGCATTAACGACGCGCTCCGAACACGAGGATTTGCGGGCGCAGGTCCGGGCGTCCCCCCAGAGCTGACGTTGGGCGAACATGTAACGCCGTGGCGCGAGGGTCATCAGATCGCCGAGCGATTGGGCATCAAGCCCGCGACGGTCTCCCGCTCGCCCAGCCCCGACTCTCACCAGCACGGCATGAAGACGCCGCGCCGCATCGGCGACGCCCTGGACATGGATGTGGAGGTGAAGCTCAAGCCCCGAGAAGCCTTCGTAACCTCCCGGGGAGCCCGCCCTCCACTCCTACCCTCTCACCACCTCCCGCCCCAACGCCGCGTGCGCTTCGAGCAGCAGCGCTTCCGTCTCGTCCCAACCCACGCAGGCATCGGTGACGCTCACGCCGGGAGCGAGTTGGGTCAGGTCAGCGGGAATGCCCTGCTTGCCCGGGCGAAGGTGACTCTCCACCATCAGGCCCCTGATGACCTTCTGGCCGCGCGTGCGCTGGTGCAGCACGTCGCGCCACACCAGGCCCTGGCGGTGGTGGTCCGAGCCGCTGTTCGCGTGCGAGCAGTCCACCATCACCGCCGGGTCCACGTTCGCCGCGCGCATCAGGGACTCGGCCTCGGCGACGAACTGGGGGGCGTAGTTGGGGCCATTTCGTCCGCCGCGCAGAATGACGTGCCCGTCGGGATTGCCGCGTGTGTGGACGATGCACGCCTGGCCGTCGTCGTCCACGGTGAAAAAGGCATGGGGATGACGGGCGGCCACTATGGCGTCCACCGCGAGTTTCAGGCCGCCGCCCGTGCCGTTCTTGAAGCCCATCGGGGCGCTGACGGCGCTCGCCATGACGCGGTGGGTCTGTGATTCGGTGGTACGGGCGCCCAGGCAGGCCCAGGCCACCGCGTCGAAGAGGAACTGGGGCGCGAAGGGGTCGAGGAGTTCGGTGGCGACGGGCAGGCCGAGTTCGGAGACGCGGATCATCAGCTCGCGGGTGAGCGAGAGCCCCTTATTGATATCGTTCTCCCCCGTCATGTCGGGGTCCATCAGGTAGCCGCGCCAGCCCACCGTCGTGCGGGGTTTGTCCACGTAGACGCGCATGTGGACTTCGAGGCGGTCTTTGACCCGCTCCCTCAGCTCAGCCAAGCGACCCGCATACTCGACGGCCTGGTCGAAGTCATGGATGGAACACGGCCCCACCACAACGAGCAGGCGGTCGTCGCGCCCATGCACGATGTCCTGGGCTGCTTTTCGCCCAGCCATCACCGTGCGCTCGGCTTCCGGGGTCAGCGGGAGGCTGGCCTTGAGGGCTCTGGGCGTAATCAGGGGCGTGAAGCCCGAGACGTTCAGGTTCTCGGTTCGTCCGGCCTGGATGATGGGGTCCGGGTGGGTCATGGCGTTCCTTTCGTACGAAAAACCGCCTGGAGGTGGGGTTCCTCCGGGCGGCTCGGCTGGGGGGCAGCGCTGGCGTCAGGCCCGGAGCGAACCGAACCAATAAAAAAACGCGGCGCTGAAGGACATGGGGGAAGTCTACGGCGGGCGGAATGAAAGCGGCCCAGCCCGTCTAGTCGGGCCTTCGGTCTGCCTTCACATCCCGAAAAACCGTGTCCCTGGCGGGAACTCGCGTGGCCCTGGGACCGTACTCTGAGGGGATGAAACGCTCCATCACCCTCCTCCTGACCACCCTCGCGCTCGCCGCAGGGGTTGCCGACGCCGGGCGGCGCAGCGGCGGGGGCTTCGGCGGCAGCCGCAGTTCCGGCGGGTTCAGCATCCCGCGCAGCAGCGGCAGCACCTACCGCGCCCCGCCCCCGGTCCCCCGCAACACGCCGTCTGGAAATACCTACACGGCCCCCCGCTCGACCCCTCCCGCCACGCGCACCCCGAGCACCACGCAGCGCAGCACGACAAGCGGCGCAACGAGCACGGCGAACCGGGCGGCAGCGGCCCGCGTCACGCCGACCCAGCTCAACGGGTGGAAGAACGTGCGGCTGCCCGCGGGCGTGCCCCGCAGCGCGATCACCTACAGTGCCACGCCCAGCAGCCAGTATCGCTATCAGCTCTCGCCGGGCCGCTACTTCCCCTACCCGCAGAGCTACTACAAGAGCCGCGGCATCGGGTACGACATCCTGAAGTACGCCCTGATCTTCACGGCGGTGAGCAGCGTGGCGAATGCCATCAACGGGCCGGACGTGATCGTGAACAACGGGGGCCTGCCCGGAAACGGTCCGGTCGTCGTGCAGCAGCAGGGGCCGAACCTCTGGACCTACGTGGGCGTGGGCTTTCTCGCCGCTGCCGCCGGGTGGTTCCTGCTGGGGCGGCGCCGCCGCTGATTCTTCCTGAGCGCCGCCCGGATCCTCGTGCCGGGCGGCGCCGCGCTCTTCCCACCGTCGCTTACACTGGATTTCGGTCGGGGCGTCCTGCGCTGCCCGAGGACGCTGGGGCCGGAGGGGGACGGCCGCCGCCCACCCTTTCGCATACGCGGCGCCCCGCTGCTGCCCGGCGCCGCGACCTGAGGTGACGATGGCGGGACAGACGAACTTTTTCCACCCGGGCGGGCCATGACGCTCGCCGTCTTTCTCCCCTTTCTGTTCGCCGCGCTCTGCGCCGGGCTGGGGCCGCGCCTGGGCCGCCGCACGGGGTACGTGGCCGCGCTCGCCTTCGTGCCCGCGCTGCTCCTCGCCCTGCCGCTCTCCGCCATGCCCGCTGCCGTGCCCGCGCTGGAGGTCACCCGCTGGGTTCCCACCCTGGACCTCGCCCTGGCCCTCCGGGGGGACGGCTTCTCGCTGCTGTTCGCGGTACTGATCGGCGTGATCGGCACGCTGGCGAGCCTTTACGCGGTCGCGTACCTCTCGGAGCGCGAACGCTTCGGGCGGTTTTACGCCTACCTGCTGCTTTTCGGCGGCTCGATGCTGGGGCTGGTCCTGAGTGACAACCTGATCGCCCTCTTCGGCTTCTGGGAGCTGACGAGCGTGACGAGCTTCCTGTTGATCGGGCTGTGGCACACCCGCTCGGCGGCGCGGGACGGGGCGGTCAAGGCCTTTCTGGTCAGCGCCCTGGGCGGCCTGGGCCTGCTCGCCGCCGTGGCGATGATCGGCATTGCGGGGGGCAGCACGTCGCTTTCCGGGCTGAATCTGGAGGCCCTGCGCGCCTCTCCCCTCTTCGTGCCCGCCCTGCTGCTCACCCTCCTCGCGGCGTTCACGAAGAGTGCCCAGCTCCCCTTCCACCTCTGGCTCCCGACGGCGATGGAGGCGCCCACGCCCGTCTCCGCCTTCCTGCACTCGGCGACGATGGTGAAGGCGGGCGTCTTGCTCGTCGCCAAGTTCGGACTGCTGTTCGGCTCCTCGGCACTGTGGAGCGGGATCATCGTGCCCGTGGGGCTCGCCACGCTGGTCTGGGGGGCGTGGATCGCGCTGCGGCAGACGGACCTCAAGGCGCTGCTCGCCTACTCCACCGTCTCGCAGCTCGGCCTGCTCATGAGCCTGTACGGGCTGGCGGACGCGGAGGGGAAGTTTGCGGCGACCGCGCACCTGCTCAACCACGCGGCCTTCAAGGCGGCCCTCTTCTTCGTGGTGGGCATCATCGACCACGAGACGGGGACGCGGGAAATTCCGCTGCTGGGCGGGCTGAGAAAGGCCTTGCCCCTCACCTTCGCCGCCGCGCTCCTCGCTTCTCTCAGCATGGCGGGGGTGCCGCCCCTGGGGGGCTTCATCTCGAAGGAGCTGTTCTACGAGGCGATGCTGCACCGGGGGCCGGTCTTTATCGCAGTCGCCATGCTGGGGAGTGCGCTCACCTTCGCGTACTCCTTCCGGCTGCTCCGGGTGTTCTGGGGACCGCCGCGCCACCCGGTAGGTGCCGAACCACACGAGGCCCCGCCCGGGCTGCTCGTGCCCGCCGGACTGCTGACCCTGACCGCCCTCACCTTCGGCCTGCTGCCGGGCAGTGCCGAGGCCCTAACACGGACGGCGCAGAACGCGCTGGACTTCGCCGCGTACAGGGGACACCTCCAGCTCTGGCACGGGGTCACGCCCGCGCTGCTCGCCACGCTCCTGACCTGGGGGCTGGGTGCGGGACTGATCGGGCAGGCCGGGCGGGTGGCGATCCTGCAGCGGCGCCTCACCCCGCGGGTGAACGCCAATACGGTGTATTACGCGCTGACCGAGGGAGTGAACGTCCTGTCCAGCCGCCTGATCGCCCGCACCCAGGGGCTCGCGCTGCCCGACCAGCTCCGAATCATGCTGGGGGCCGCCGCCCTGATCGCCGGGTACGCGGTGTGGCGGGCGCCGCAGGTCTTCCACCCGATTGGGACGCCGCCGCTCGCGCTGCTGCCCATCGCGGCGCTGCTCGTCGCTGGAGCGGTCGGGGTGCTGCTCGCCCACAGCCGCCTGACCGCCGTGGTCGTGACCGGGCTGACGGGCTTTGGGAGCGCCGCCGCTTTCCTGGGGCTGCGCGCACCCGACCTGGCGCTGACGCAACTGCTCGTGGAGGCGGTGACGGTGATCCTCTACCTGCTCGCCTTCCGCTACCTGCCGCGCGGCGGTGACCTGCCCCGCGCCCGCTGGCGGCTGCGCCTGGACCTCCTGCTGGCGGCCTCGATGGGCCTGGGGGCCACCCTGCTCGTGCTGGCGGGCGTGCGCTTCCTGGCCCCGCCGATCTCGCCGTACTACCTGGCGAACAGCTATGAAC
This sequence is a window from Deinococcus apachensis DSM 19763. Protein-coding genes within it:
- a CDS encoding 3-deoxy-7-phosphoheptulonate synthase → MTHPDPIIQAGRTENLNVSGFTPLITPRALKASLPLTPEAERTVMAGRKAAQDIVHGRDDRLLVVVGPCSIHDFDQAVEYAGRLAELRERVKDRLEVHMRVYVDKPRTTVGWRGYLMDPDMTGENDINKGLSLTRELMIRVSELGLPVATELLDPFAPQFLFDAVAWACLGARTTESQTHRVMASAVSAPMGFKNGTGGGLKLAVDAIVAARHPHAFFTVDDDGQACIVHTRGNPDGHVILRGGRNGPNYAPQFVAEAESLMRAANVDPAVMVDCSHANSGSDHHRQGLVWRDVLHQRTRGQKVIRGLMVESHLRPGKQGIPADLTQLAPGVSVTDACVGWDETEALLLEAHAALGREVVRG
- the mbhE gene encoding hydrogen gas-evolving membrane-bound hydrogenase subunit E, with protein sequence MTLAVFLPFLFAALCAGLGPRLGRRTGYVAALAFVPALLLALPLSAMPAAVPALEVTRWVPTLDLALALRGDGFSLLFAVLIGVIGTLASLYAVAYLSERERFGRFYAYLLLFGGSMLGLVLSDNLIALFGFWELTSVTSFLLIGLWHTRSAARDGAVKAFLVSALGGLGLLAAVAMIGIAGGSTSLSGLNLEALRASPLFVPALLLTLLAAFTKSAQLPFHLWLPTAMEAPTPVSAFLHSATMVKAGVLLVAKFGLLFGSSALWSGIIVPVGLATLVWGAWIALRQTDLKALLAYSTVSQLGLLMSLYGLADAEGKFAATAHLLNHAAFKAALFFVVGIIDHETGTREIPLLGGLRKALPLTFAAALLASLSMAGVPPLGGFISKELFYEAMLHRGPVFIAVAMLGSALTFAYSFRLLRVFWGPPRHPVGAEPHEAPPGLLVPAGLLTLTALTFGLLPGSAEALTRTAQNALDFAAYRGHLQLWHGVTPALLATLLTWGLGAGLIGQAGRVAILQRRLTPRVNANTVYYALTEGVNVLSSRLIARTQGLALPDQLRIMLGAAALIAGYAVWRAPQVFHPIGTPPLALLPIAALLVAGAVGVLLAHSRLTAVVVTGLTGFGSAAAFLGLRAPDLALTQLLVEAVTVILYLLAFRYLPRGGDLPRARWRLRLDLLLAASMGLGATLLVLAGVRFLAPPISPYYLANSYELAGGRNVVNVLLVDFRGFDTLGEIVVVGTVALAVLALVRLGKGGRPRLEASAPPPSPDTPPAPPRIKEEA